From a single Pseudomonas cremoricolorata genomic region:
- a CDS encoding LysR family transcriptional regulator codes for MNVKQLRAFVSVAKYQSFAQASEHLHISQPALSLTIKALEENLGGALLTRTTRSVSLTAEGEVLLPLARRLLADWDDTEQMLRQRFTLQLGRVAVAAMPSFAGNLLPPALKVFRQRYPKVNVTVHDVINEQVLELVRHRRVELGIGFEPDSGEGLRFYPLYLDRFVAVVPADSELAEQPQVSWAQLLAQDFIALQRPSAVRLLLEEHAPVAAGSLAVAFESHQLSTIGRMVANGLGVSAVPALCIRQMQELGARCVTLVEPSVERRVGVMALSEQKLSTAAQALLDVVLSHTQTPEVTCST; via the coding sequence ATGAACGTCAAACAGCTTCGCGCATTCGTCAGCGTGGCCAAGTACCAGAGCTTTGCCCAAGCCAGCGAGCACCTGCATATTTCGCAACCGGCGCTGAGCCTGACCATCAAAGCGCTGGAAGAAAACCTTGGCGGCGCCTTGCTGACCCGCACCACCCGCAGCGTCAGCCTGACCGCCGAGGGGGAAGTGTTGCTGCCCCTGGCGCGGCGGTTGCTGGCTGACTGGGATGACACCGAGCAGATGCTGCGCCAGCGTTTCACCCTGCAATTGGGGCGCGTCGCGGTAGCGGCCATGCCTTCGTTCGCCGGCAACCTGCTGCCGCCGGCCCTGAAGGTGTTTCGCCAGCGTTATCCGAAGGTCAACGTCACGGTGCACGACGTGATCAATGAACAAGTTCTTGAACTGGTCCGCCATCGCCGCGTCGAATTGGGCATCGGCTTCGAGCCTGACAGTGGTGAAGGTTTGCGTTTCTATCCGCTTTATCTGGACCGTTTCGTGGCGGTGGTGCCGGCCGATTCTGAGCTGGCCGAACAACCGCAGGTCAGTTGGGCGCAGTTGCTCGCCCAGGACTTCATCGCCTTGCAGCGCCCGTCTGCGGTGCGCCTGCTGCTGGAGGAGCACGCGCCCGTGGCGGCCGGCAGCCTGGCGGTGGCCTTTGAAAGCCATCAGTTGTCGACCATCGGCCGGATGGTCGCCAACGGCCTGGGCGTCAGCGCGGTGCCCGCCTTGTGCATTCGCCAGATGCAGGAGCTTGGCGCCCGCTGCGTGACGTTGGTCGAGCCCAGTGTCGAGCGGCGAGTCGGCGTCATGGCCCTGAGCGAACAGAAACTGTCCACCGCTGCGCAGGCGTTGCTCGACGTGGTGCTATCCCATACTCAGACACCGGAGGTGACATGCAGTACATGA
- a CDS encoding CoA transferase subunit A, giving the protein MAGLDKRVATYEEALEGLTDGMTVLAGGFGLCGIPENLIAEIKRRGVSGLTVVSNNCGIDGFGLGVLLEDRQIRKMIASYVGENAEFERQLLSGELEVELTPQGTLAEKMRAGGAGIPAFFTATGYGTPVAEGKEVRDFNGRPYILEEAITGDFAIVKGWKADHFGNVVYRHTAQNFNPLAATAGRITVVEVEELVEPGVLLPAEIHTPGIFVDRVIVGQFEKRIEKRTLKA; this is encoded by the coding sequence ATGGCTGGACTGGACAAACGTGTAGCAACCTATGAAGAAGCCCTCGAAGGGCTCACCGATGGCATGACCGTCCTGGCCGGTGGCTTTGGCCTGTGTGGCATTCCGGAAAACCTCATTGCCGAGATCAAACGCCGTGGTGTCAGCGGGCTCACGGTGGTCTCCAACAACTGCGGCATCGATGGCTTCGGCCTTGGCGTGCTGCTCGAAGACCGGCAGATCCGCAAGATGATCGCCTCCTACGTGGGTGAGAATGCCGAATTCGAACGGCAGTTACTCAGCGGTGAGCTGGAAGTGGAACTGACTCCGCAGGGTACGCTGGCCGAGAAGATGCGCGCTGGCGGGGCCGGGATTCCGGCGTTCTTCACCGCAACCGGCTATGGAACCCCGGTGGCCGAAGGCAAGGAAGTGCGCGACTTCAACGGCCGGCCCTACATCCTGGAAGAGGCCATCACCGGCGACTTCGCCATCGTCAAAGGCTGGAAGGCCGACCACTTCGGCAATGTCGTGTACCGCCACACCGCGCAAAACTTCAACCCGCTGGCGGCGACCGCCGGGCGCATCACCGTGGTCGAGGTGGAAGAGCTGGTCGAGCCGGGTGTGCTGCTGCCGGCAGAAATCCACACGCCAGGCATTTTCGTCGACCGGGTCATCGTCGGTCAGTTCGAGAAACGT
- a CDS encoding error-prone DNA polymerase codes for MKQPPLYAELHCLSNFSFQRGASSCDELMRRAAQQGYQALAITDECTLAGIVRAWQAAKAHGLKLIVGSELRVRDGAGLDGPRLVLLVEDLRGYQNLCVLITRARRRAGKGQYLSLREDFHGQVEGLLAIWVPEVTGDPAPGAWLREVFGERLWLGVHLHRGADDDRLRAMAERLAQQLGIRAVACGDVHMHVRGRRALQDCLTAIGLGCSVFDAGTRLFANGERHLRSLEQLAELYPPAWLAETLSIAERCEFDLSELRYQYPRELVPQGHSPSSWLRHLCDERLPMRWPNGPSVKVRQALAGELALIEELGYESYFLTVHDIVAFARSQHILCQGRGSAANSVVCYVLGITELDPMRHRLLFERFLSRERNEPPDIDVDFEHERREEVIQYVFRRYGRQRAALTAVVSTYHAAGAVRDIARVLGLPGDQVDALGKCCGRWTDHIPDAQRLAEAGFDAQSPWLKRILILAGELIGFPRHLSQHPGGFVISEQPLHQLVPVENAAMAERTVIQWDKDDLDMVGLLKVDVLALGMLSALRRCFDLIHLHRGRRLTLATIPSEDPATYAMISRADTMGVFQIESRAQMAMLPRLKPKTFYDLVIEVAIVRPGPIQGDMVHPYLRRRLGQEPISYPSPALKAVFERTLGVPLFQEQVMELAMVAADYSPGEADQLRRSMAAWKRHGGLEPHRKRLLDGMLRNGYEVAFAERVFEQIKGFGSYGFPESHAASFALLCYASSWLKCHEPAIFTCALVNSWPMGFYSPDQLLQQARRQGIDVRPVDVAHSQWDCTLEPDAKGELSIRLGLRQIRGFIEADAQRLIQARSVQPWQNVEDLCLRSALDARARARLADAGALRGLARHRHEARWAVAAVQAQLPLFAEIGSLAEPAVALPVPSVGQDVAADYQSLGTTLGPHPLALLRPRLRALGCRSAAELDELVHGDQLAMAGLVVGRQRPQTASGVTFVTLEDEFGLVNVVVWRELAERQRKALVGSHLLKVSGRLEQQGEVRHLIARRLDDISPLLGGLSVQSRDFH; via the coding sequence ATGAAGCAACCGCCGCTGTACGCAGAACTGCACTGCCTGTCGAACTTCAGCTTTCAGCGCGGCGCTTCGAGTTGCGACGAGTTGATGCGCCGCGCCGCCCAGCAGGGCTATCAGGCTCTGGCAATCACCGATGAATGTACTCTGGCCGGTATCGTCAGGGCCTGGCAGGCGGCCAAGGCCCACGGCCTCAAGCTGATCGTCGGCAGCGAACTGCGTGTGCGGGACGGCGCCGGGCTGGACGGTCCCAGGCTGGTGCTGCTGGTCGAGGACCTGCGCGGTTATCAGAATCTATGCGTACTCATCACCCGCGCCAGACGCCGGGCCGGCAAAGGCCAGTACCTGTCGTTGCGCGAAGACTTTCACGGTCAGGTCGAAGGGCTGCTGGCGATCTGGGTACCCGAGGTTACTGGCGATCCAGCGCCGGGAGCCTGGTTGCGCGAGGTGTTCGGCGAGCGTCTGTGGCTGGGCGTGCATCTGCACCGCGGCGCGGACGATGATCGCCTGCGCGCCATGGCCGAGCGTCTGGCCCAGCAATTGGGCATTCGTGCAGTAGCATGCGGTGATGTGCACATGCACGTGCGTGGGCGCCGCGCCCTACAGGACTGCCTGACCGCCATCGGTCTGGGTTGCAGCGTGTTCGATGCCGGCACGCGGCTGTTCGCCAATGGTGAGCGACATCTGCGCAGTCTGGAGCAACTGGCCGAGTTGTATCCTCCGGCATGGCTGGCCGAAACCTTGTCCATTGCCGAGCGCTGCGAGTTCGACCTCAGCGAACTGCGCTACCAGTATCCCCGCGAACTGGTTCCGCAGGGCCACTCGCCGAGCAGTTGGCTGCGCCACCTGTGTGACGAGCGCCTGCCGATGCGTTGGCCCAACGGCCCCAGCGTCAAAGTGCGTCAGGCTTTGGCGGGTGAACTGGCGCTGATCGAGGAACTGGGTTACGAGAGCTATTTTCTCACCGTGCATGACATCGTCGCCTTCGCCCGCAGCCAGCATATTCTCTGCCAGGGCCGTGGCTCGGCGGCCAACTCGGTGGTGTGCTATGTGCTGGGGATTACCGAACTCGACCCGATGCGCCACCGCCTGCTGTTCGAACGCTTCCTGTCCCGTGAGCGTAACGAGCCACCGGACATCGATGTCGATTTCGAGCACGAGCGTCGCGAAGAGGTGATCCAGTATGTGTTTCGCCGCTACGGCCGCCAGCGCGCCGCGCTGACCGCGGTGGTCAGCACCTACCACGCCGCTGGCGCCGTGCGTGACATCGCGCGGGTGCTCGGCTTGCCGGGCGATCAGGTCGATGCCCTGGGCAAATGCTGCGGGCGCTGGACCGATCACATTCCCGACGCCCAGCGTCTGGCCGAAGCAGGTTTCGACGCCCAAAGCCCTTGGCTCAAGCGCATTCTGATCCTGGCCGGTGAACTGATCGGCTTTCCTCGACACCTGTCGCAGCATCCCGGCGGCTTCGTCATCAGTGAGCAACCTTTGCACCAGCTGGTGCCGGTGGAAAATGCCGCCATGGCCGAGCGCACGGTGATTCAGTGGGACAAGGACGACCTCGACATGGTCGGTCTGCTCAAGGTCGACGTACTGGCGCTGGGCATGCTCAGTGCCTTGCGCCGCTGCTTCGACCTGATCCACCTGCACCGCGGTCGTCGGCTGACCCTGGCGACCATTCCCAGTGAAGACCCGGCCACCTACGCCATGATCAGCCGCGCCGACACCATGGGTGTGTTCCAGATCGAATCCCGCGCGCAGATGGCCATGTTGCCGCGGCTCAAGCCCAAGACCTTCTACGACCTGGTGATCGAAGTGGCGATCGTGCGGCCTGGGCCGATCCAGGGCGACATGGTCCATCCGTACCTGCGCCGGCGTCTCGGCCAAGAGCCGATCAGCTATCCCTCACCAGCGCTCAAGGCCGTGTTCGAGCGAACCTTGGGCGTGCCATTGTTCCAGGAGCAGGTGATGGAGCTGGCCATGGTAGCGGCCGACTATAGCCCAGGTGAAGCCGATCAGTTGCGCCGCAGCATGGCCGCCTGGAAACGCCACGGCGGCCTGGAACCGCACCGCAAGCGCCTGCTCGACGGTATGTTGCGTAACGGCTATGAGGTGGCGTTCGCCGAGCGCGTGTTCGAGCAGATCAAAGGCTTTGGCAGCTACGGCTTCCCCGAGTCCCACGCTGCCAGTTTCGCCTTGTTGTGTTATGCCAGCAGTTGGCTGAAGTGCCACGAACCGGCGATTTTCACCTGTGCCTTGGTCAACAGCTGGCCGATGGGTTTCTACAGCCCCGATCAGTTGCTGCAGCAGGCGCGGCGCCAGGGTATCGATGTGCGTCCGGTGGATGTGGCGCATAGCCAGTGGGATTGCACGCTGGAGCCTGACGCCAAGGGCGAACTGAGCATTCGCCTGGGTCTGCGACAGATCCGCGGGTTCATCGAAGCCGATGCCCAGCGCCTGATACAGGCACGTTCAGTACAGCCCTGGCAGAATGTCGAAGACCTCTGTCTGCGCAGCGCACTGGATGCGCGGGCCCGTGCCCGACTGGCCGATGCCGGGGCCCTGCGCGGGCTGGCCCGGCACCGCCATGAGGCCCGCTGGGCAGTGGCGGCGGTGCAGGCGCAGTTGCCGCTGTTCGCCGAGATCGGCAGCCTGGCTGAACCCGCCGTTGCGTTGCCGGTACCGAGTGTGGGCCAGGACGTTGCCGCCGATTACCAATCACTGGGCACCACCCTTGGCCCGCATCCGCTGGCGTTGCTGCGCCCGCGCCTGCGCGCACTGGGCTGTCGCAGTGCCGCCGAGCTGGATGAGCTGGTGCATGGCGATCAGCTCGCCATGGCCGGCCTGGTGGTCGGGCGGCAGCGACCGCAGACGGCCAGTGGTGTGACCTTCGTTACCCTCGAAGACGAATTCGGGCTGGTCAACGTGGTGGTATGGCGCGAGCTGGCCGAGCGTCAGCGCAAGGCTTTAGTGGGCTCACACTTGCTCAAGGTCAGCGGTCGCCTCGAGCAACAAGGCGAGGTACGCCACTTGATCGCCCGACGCCTGGATGACATCAGCCCGCTGCTGGGCGGGCTGAGTGTGCAGAGCAGGGATTTCCACTGA
- the imuA gene encoding translesion DNA synthesis-associated protein ImuA, with translation MGAVVDLERLLEQRQVWRGGQTQVRPQGLQPTGHAQLDQQLPEGGWPVAALSELLLASTGCGELQLLWPTLARLTGERQRVVLVAPPFIPYAPAWQAAGVDLRWLAVIDASGHDVLWAAEQCLRSGSCAAVLCWPAQADDRALRRLQVAAHTGNALAIACRPLQAANNPSPAALRIALDVRPAQWRVLKCRGGQASGAPLARPWQGR, from the coding sequence ATGGGCGCGGTGGTCGATCTCGAGCGTCTGCTCGAACAACGCCAGGTCTGGCGGGGTGGACAGACGCAGGTTCGACCCCAGGGCCTGCAACCTACCGGGCATGCACAGCTCGACCAGCAACTGCCTGAAGGCGGCTGGCCAGTGGCTGCGCTCAGTGAACTGTTGCTGGCAAGCACCGGCTGTGGCGAGTTGCAGCTGCTGTGGCCGACCCTGGCTCGGCTGACCGGCGAGCGGCAGCGGGTGGTGCTGGTGGCGCCACCGTTCATTCCCTATGCGCCGGCCTGGCAGGCAGCAGGTGTCGATCTGCGCTGGCTGGCGGTCATCGATGCCAGCGGCCATGACGTGTTGTGGGCCGCCGAGCAGTGCCTGCGCTCGGGCAGCTGCGCGGCAGTGCTGTGCTGGCCAGCCCAGGCCGACGACCGCGCCCTGCGGCGTCTGCAGGTGGCCGCACACACCGGCAATGCCCTGGCGATCGCCTGTCGGCCCTTGCAGGCAGCGAACAATCCGTCGCCTGCGGCACTGCGCATCGCCCTCGATGTGCGCCCTGCCCAGTGGCGCGTGCTCAAGTGTCGCGGCGGGCAGGCGTCTGGCGCGCCGTTGGCCCGTCCATGGCAGGGCAGATGA
- a CDS encoding Y-family DNA polymerase, with protein sequence MLWACIVLPQLALDTVLRDRDDPDTPLVLLGGPTQRRVLQSVNAAAAGLGLRAGQTLTAARALAEGFTCVESDPARIEQVQQMLAAWAYGYSAQVSLHYPRSLLLEVGSSLRLFGAWPTLQARLREQLNAQGLRQRIVLAANPVAARMLANAHDGLAATTPEQTHAAVAQLPIARSGLPEEVAQAFARMGLRHVQQLLELPREALARRFPASVQLHLDQLLGRRRLPLAFYQPPQCFEASLELNFDVESHQALLFPLRRLIGDLAVFLVGRDCGVQRLDLHLEHAEGQSTLLRVGLLSAERDAGLLFELTRGRLEALRIPAPVRKLRLQVDDLPRFVPSHQGLFDPRAAQAQSWQQLRERLRARLGDAAVNGLSVYADHRPEQAWRSVETEPGNAVGAMTGQRPGWLLADPQKLAPSTFTVLGQAERIESGWWDGGDVRRDYFRIETRDGLRGWAYQDIAQPGQLWLQGWFA encoded by the coding sequence ATGCTCTGGGCCTGCATCGTGCTGCCGCAATTGGCGCTGGATACCGTCCTGCGCGACCGCGACGACCCCGACACGCCACTGGTGCTGCTCGGCGGTCCGACTCAGCGTCGGGTACTCCAGTCCGTCAATGCTGCGGCAGCCGGGTTGGGGCTGCGCGCCGGGCAGACGCTCACCGCTGCCCGCGCTCTGGCGGAGGGTTTCACCTGTGTCGAGTCCGATCCGGCCCGTATCGAGCAGGTGCAGCAGATGCTCGCCGCCTGGGCCTACGGCTACAGCGCCCAGGTCAGCCTGCATTATCCACGCTCGCTGTTGTTGGAGGTGGGCTCGAGCCTGCGGCTGTTCGGCGCCTGGCCGACCTTGCAGGCGCGGTTGCGCGAGCAACTGAATGCGCAGGGTTTGCGCCAGCGCATCGTGCTGGCGGCCAATCCGGTGGCGGCGCGCATGTTGGCCAATGCCCATGACGGTCTCGCTGCGACCACCCCTGAGCAGACCCATGCGGCCGTGGCGCAATTGCCGATCGCGCGCAGCGGCTTGCCCGAGGAAGTGGCTCAAGCCTTTGCCCGCATGGGGCTGCGCCATGTGCAGCAGTTGTTGGAGCTGCCACGCGAGGCCCTGGCCCGACGCTTCCCGGCCAGTGTGCAGCTGCACCTCGACCAACTGCTCGGGCGCCGCCGTCTGCCGTTGGCCTTCTATCAGCCGCCCCAATGCTTCGAGGCCTCGCTGGAGCTGAACTTCGATGTCGAATCCCATCAGGCACTGCTGTTTCCCTTGCGCCGCCTGATCGGCGACCTGGCGGTGTTTCTCGTCGGCCGCGATTGCGGCGTGCAGCGGCTCGATCTGCACCTGGAGCACGCCGAAGGGCAAAGCACCTTGCTCAGGGTCGGTCTGCTGAGCGCCGAGCGTGATGCAGGCTTGCTGTTCGAACTGACCCGTGGTCGCCTGGAGGCCCTGCGCATTCCGGCGCCGGTGCGCAAGTTGCGCCTGCAGGTCGATGACCTGCCGCGCTTCGTACCGAGCCACCAGGGCCTGTTCGACCCACGTGCGGCCCAGGCGCAATCCTGGCAACAACTGCGCGAGCGCCTGCGCGCACGCCTGGGCGATGCGGCAGTCAATGGCCTGAGCGTGTACGCCGACCATCGCCCTGAACAGGCCTGGCGCAGTGTCGAAACCGAGCCTGGCAACGCCGTCGGAGCAATGACCGGACAGCGGCCAGGCTGGTTGCTGGCCGATCCGCAGAAACTGGCGCCCAGCACGTTCACGGTACTCGGCCAAGCCGAGCGTATCGAGTCGGGATGGTGGGATGGCGGCGATGTGCGCCGCGACTATTTTCGTATCGAAACCCGTGACGGTTTGCGCGGTTGGGCGTATCAGGACATCGCTCAACCCGGCCAGTTATGGCTGCAAGGCTGGTTCGCATGA
- the lexA gene encoding transcriptional repressor LexA produces MCSMDTLTPKRRAILAFIRERIAEHNQPPSLADIATRFGFASRSVARKHVSALCESGYIDVTPNQARGIRLVAAVRRPELLELPVLGRVAAGAPIGPDLDIHEHLQIDPSLFRRTPDYLLMVRGDSMIGDGILDGDLVGIRQQGEAQDGQIVVARLDGEVTIKRLQRSASGYRLMPRNPAYAPIEVGADRELVIEGVFCGLVRRD; encoded by the coding sequence ATGTGCTCCATGGATACCTTGACCCCCAAACGCCGGGCGATCCTCGCGTTCATTCGCGAGCGCATCGCCGAACACAACCAGCCACCCAGCCTGGCCGACATCGCCACGCGCTTCGGCTTCGCCTCGCGCAGCGTGGCGCGCAAGCACGTCAGCGCCTTGTGCGAAAGCGGCTATATCGATGTCACGCCCAATCAGGCCCGCGGTATTCGCCTGGTTGCTGCCGTCCGGCGTCCCGAACTGCTTGAGCTGCCGGTGCTGGGCCGGGTCGCCGCCGGGGCACCGATCGGTCCCGACCTGGACATCCACGAACACCTGCAGATCGATCCGAGCCTGTTTCGTCGCACACCAGACTACCTGCTCATGGTGCGCGGTGACTCGATGATCGGCGATGGCATCCTCGATGGCGATCTGGTCGGTATCCGCCAGCAGGGCGAGGCCCAGGATGGGCAGATCGTGGTCGCACGGCTCGATGGCGAGGTGACCATCAAACGCCTGCAACGTAGCGCCAGTGGCTATCGGCTGATGCCGCGCAACCCCGCTTATGCCCCCATCGAAGTCGGCGCCGACCGCGAACTGGTCATCGAAGGGGTGTTCTGTGGTCTGGTGAGGCGCGACTGA
- a CDS encoding HAD family hydrolase has protein sequence MPRALLFDLDGTLTDTDTLHLQAFRELLHEHDGRHLSQAEFDAKVSGRANAALFADLFPALSAAERQTLAERKEALFRERSPQLQPMPGLLRVLEHARTRHMGLCVVTNAPRLNAEHMLGAMGLGDAFEHVLVAEELARAKPDPLPYLSGLQRLDAKAAEALAFEDSLPGVAAAVAAGIYTVALSTTQPAQKLREAGAQLVIEDFNDERLWALL, from the coding sequence ATGCCACGCGCGTTGCTGTTCGACCTCGACGGAACCCTCACCGACACCGACACCCTGCACCTGCAAGCCTTCCGCGAGTTGCTCCATGAGCACGATGGCCGTCACCTGAGCCAGGCCGAATTCGACGCCAAGGTCAGCGGCCGCGCTAACGCCGCGCTGTTCGCCGATCTGTTTCCCGCGCTGAGCGCCGCAGAACGCCAGACCCTGGCCGAGCGCAAGGAAGCGCTGTTCCGCGAGCGCTCGCCGCAGCTGCAACCCATGCCCGGCCTGCTACGCGTACTCGAACACGCCCGCACCCGGCACATGGGGCTGTGCGTAGTCACCAACGCGCCACGGCTCAATGCCGAGCACATGCTCGGCGCCATGGGCCTGGGCGATGCCTTCGAGCATGTGCTGGTGGCCGAAGAGCTGGCCCGCGCCAAACCCGACCCGCTGCCCTACCTCAGCGGCTTGCAGCGACTGGATGCCAAGGCGGCAGAGGCCCTGGCCTTCGAAGATTCTCTGCCGGGTGTCGCTGCCGCCGTTGCAGCAGGGATCTATACCGTGGCACTGAGCACCACCCAACCTGCGCAAAAGCTGCGCGAGGCCGGGGCGCAACTGGTGATCGAGGATTTCAACGATGAGCGGTTGTGGGCATTGCTGTAG
- a CDS encoding aldo/keto reductase, with the protein MQYMKLAGCEVPVIGQGTWYMGERAEQRAAEVAALQQGIDLGLTLIDSAEMYAEGGAEEVVGQAIAGRRDSVCLVSKVYPHNASRRGVPEACERSLKRLGTEHIDLYLLHWRGQHPLEETIEAFERLREQGKIGAWGVSNFDLADVQGLPSPDCAANQVLYNPSQRGIEFDLLPWSRAQRMPIMAYCPLAQGGRLLRHPRLQEVAESHGATVAQVCLAWATHGGGVIAIPKAVSPEHVQLNAAAGALRLTEDDVQIIDEAFAAPTHKQRLEMV; encoded by the coding sequence ATGCAGTACATGAAACTGGCAGGTTGCGAGGTGCCGGTCATCGGCCAGGGAACCTGGTACATGGGTGAGCGTGCAGAGCAGCGTGCGGCCGAAGTAGCCGCACTGCAACAGGGTATCGACCTTGGCCTGACGCTCATCGACAGCGCCGAAATGTACGCGGAGGGCGGCGCCGAAGAGGTGGTGGGCCAAGCCATTGCCGGGCGCCGTGATAGCGTCTGCCTGGTCAGCAAGGTCTACCCGCACAACGCCAGCCGCCGCGGTGTGCCTGAAGCGTGCGAGCGCAGCCTCAAGCGCCTGGGTACCGAGCACATCGACCTGTACTTGTTGCACTGGCGGGGCCAGCACCCGCTGGAGGAAACCATCGAGGCGTTCGAGCGCCTGCGCGAACAGGGCAAGATCGGCGCCTGGGGCGTGTCCAACTTCGACCTCGCCGATGTCCAGGGGCTTCCCAGCCCCGACTGCGCTGCCAACCAGGTGTTGTACAACCCCAGCCAGCGCGGCATCGAGTTCGACCTGCTGCCCTGGAGTCGCGCGCAGCGGATGCCAATCATGGCCTACTGCCCGCTGGCCCAGGGCGGTCGCCTGCTGCGCCACCCGCGTCTGCAGGAAGTGGCCGAAAGCCACGGCGCGACCGTGGCCCAGGTGTGCCTGGCCTGGGCCACGCACGGGGGCGGCGTCATCGCCATTCCAAAAGCCGTGAGTCCCGAGCACGTGCAGCTCAACGCCGCTGCCGGCGCGCTGCGCCTGACCGAGGATGACGTGCAGATCATCGACGAAGCCTTCGCTGCGCCGACCCATAAGCAGCGCCTGGAAATGGTCTGA